The window AACGGCGACAGCACCTGCAACAGCAACTACACgttcagcagcagcagcgggtGCTTGTCTTCATCtacaacctccaccagctctTCGACCGACTGGAGGCCACGGGTTTATACCCCTTTGCCACATGTACATGTGCCAGTGGCAACTATTTCAACCACGAGATGCGCAAGCCAACGTTGAAACTGGTGGACTTGGCCATGGCACTGGGTCTGGGATTTTAAGGAGGTTTTGTTGGATGACCTAGACTTTCAAAATGCTCGTTTGAAAAGTCACCACATGCCGGTTTTTGAAACCAACAGAAGAATCAGATCAGCCAAATCGATTAGAGAGTAGCACCGTACAAGCCTGATATGCAAACGAAACGCTCTTTCCTTCAGTGACATGCAGCAGGGCCACGCACCTTCCCTGAGGATTGATGTCATCACATCTCGGGACCGGTCGTTTGAGGTTTAGGTTCTGCATCCAGAGCAAGAATTTTACTATCAATGCTACTGTTCTGATTGATTTGCTAAAGCTGCTGTTTCCAGAACTCACCTCTGACTTTGTGGCACAAGGGTGTCTGGCAAATGGTGTTTTTGATGTGTTTTCTTCCACCGATTTCTTCGCTCATTTCCAAGATATAAATTCGTTTTCTTTCACGATTTTTAACACGAGTCAACATATCATATTTCCTTTTGGCTTGACGCCCATCACCTATTACTCATTGATTCTCTATTTTGCTAGATCAACATACACCATGTCGACGGTCAGTTTGACCATTGGCTTGGCCGCCATGTGCCTTGTATCTGGTATACAAGCACATGTGGTGATGCACACTCCCGAATCATACGGCCTCCACGAGGGCACCCCACTCCTTCAAGTCAACCCGCTCGATGGCGTCACTCACAAGCACCCTCGTTCAACTAATAATTTCCATCACAATGGACTCACTGTCATGGAGGCTGGAAATGTCACCAACGTCAATTTTACTGGCGGCGCTCAACACGGAGGCGGCTCATGCCAGTTCAGCATCACGTACGATACTCCCGACAATGGACAGTTGAACGAGAACACAAGGTTCAAGACTATATACAACATCATCGGGGGCTGTCCGGCGCAGTTTACGAATGAGATGGCAAACCTACCTGCGCCATATCATGATGCTGAGCAACGACTAGACACTGAGCATTGTGGTAATGACACTGTGACACTGAATTTAATGGCATGAGGAATTTCCTGGTACTTTTGGCCGAAGTTTTATGTATCATGGAATTGATCACTGAGACTATGGTTTTGACGATATTTATAGCTTGAAAAATGGTCCCACGATGTTTACCTCATCAGCTACCCTTGTTATCGTCTCTTCAACGGTATTTCCGACTTTTACTCTGGGTTTGTCTGTCAATGTCACTCACTTACTCTCTTCTACGGTGACGCTAGGGACTGGAACCACCACTATCGGAGTACCATCCATAACGCCAACAAATACGGTCACAGTCTCATCTACTGGCGAAGTCTGCGAACCCGACACCTTTACACCAGCAGTCACCAACACAGCCCCtgcaacccccaccacccccggaGGAAACTACACCGCCAGTagccaccacctcaaccaaaaAGCCCGGAATCACTTCCATATTCCCCATCGATGACACGACGCTCACAACCTCGATTCTCTCAACCACACCCCTCCCGCTCGCTACGGCTCCACTGCCAGGATCAATCCAGATGCCCAAGCCAGCGGCCAACGCGGTCCCGTGCACAAAgcaagagcgaggaggaggaggcttcGTTTCTTTGGTGAAGTTTGGGAACGATAAGGGAGTATAGAATCATGATGGGGCAGTTGGTAATACGCTTGGGCAGTAGAGTTTTTTGGAGATTGTAATTATAGCTGATTAGGTCGCAATATCACAGTTTTGTGTTTGAAATTTGCTAGAGGTGTTATCATTATCTTTGGTGAACCGAGCTTCAAAGTAAAAGGCAAGTCAGCCTCCTACCTACTTATCCTTTATGGCTGGTTTATGAACTATCATTTGAAGCCTATCGGCAAGATATCATCGAGGAAGACTACGCTCACATGTTGGCGTGGGGTCATTTCGTTGAGGTCCATGCTCATGGCCTACTTGTGCAGCAACAAGAGCAGCATACTCCCTCATACCCACGCTCCCATCCCTCAACCCAGCCCTAACTCGGAAAGAATCAGGGTGATATCGTGCAAGATCAGTGTCAAGCTTCACCGCGGGCAGTTCAACCTGCTCAGAGTCCTCCGAATCACCCGACGAGGTCACGGTAGTTAGACTCACGTGGTGTTCTTTACCCTTGCCCTTACCTTCTTGCTCGGGCACAACAGAGGTAACATACAACCACCTGTTCCCCGTCCAGACCTTTGTCTGCCTCAACTCCCGCTCATCAGaggccacctccctcaacaaccccaacgccaacatcaacccgacaccctcccaccaaacccccgTAAACGGCACCCAAAACTCCTCCCTTGCAACTATTCCCCCCCTCAAATCCCactccttccccaaccctccatcctccctcatccgTCGCAAAATCCACAAAATCCCCAACCCGCACtgcctcaacctctcctcctcctccagcgtTTTATTTCCTTTGCGAAaacaccccccccacccagcacacaaatcctccaacaaccccctcaaactaACAACCCACACCCCCGTCCTCAgtatcccctccctccaacctctGAACTGTTCCACTCTATTCACCCCAAGCGGGCTCACCCGTCCCAGCCTCTCAAACATCTCCCGAGTCACAGTCCTGATCTTTACCGCCCTAATCTTCCCCTCTATTCCTACCCCGATCATGCCAGGACAAGAAGGGATCAAGACACAATGCGGACTGGCCGCCGCCCACGACTTGATAACCGGCACGTCGTCGTCCGTGCAAGATATGGAGACATGTCGGGGTAGGAAGTTTACGTGGGGGGGGACGTAACCCCATATCGCCATCGCGGCCGTCCCGGTGACCATGTACCGCGTGTGAGAGAGGATATGATGTAGCATGTCCAGTGTTTTCTTCAGGGTGGGGATGGACATGACCGATTGGGAAAGTctagggggggaggaggggggtcgtcttgttggtgctggagggtgGTTTCTCACCTGCTGTTGAGACTCTGAGGCagtcgctgtcgctgtcgtgTCCCAAGGCGTGGTGGGTAGTGACTTTCTGTTCTGACGACCAGCATCAGTGACATTTGGTCCCCATGTCTTCTTCGACACTCTAGCACGGCTCCGCTTGATACGAGATCTCGAGTTTGATGGCTCTGGATCTGGCTCCGCCTGGGACTTCTCTTTGCCCGCAAAATCTCTAACAACTGCTTCTAGTTCCGACGGCGTGTAGCTGCGATCGTCACTAATGTCACAGTTCCCAGCAAAGCAGAGAAGATGGCACATTATGTTTGTGAGAAAAGTCCGGAAAGGCGCCATCTTGAAGTCTGAAAGAAGTATGCCAGCGTACTTCCCATGTCTGGTACCCATTTGTTCAAATACCTCTAATAATCTGCACATAGAAGAGGAAAATTACTCACAACGCACATATTCTGCCAGCAGCTTCTCAAGACAAGTCCATTGTTCACCGGTCTGGCTTGTTCTGGATAGCCTGCACACAAAGCTCCGACCGTCGAGGCACCACTCGAAAACTCACCGTCCAGAGgaataaagaaaaaaacacatCGGTGGCTATTGCTGGTTTCGTCTCGTCAATGTACCCGGAGGACCAAATGAATCTCTTTTTACGCTGCTACCTGTCTAGCTTGATGAGTTGCCCTTGCCCGCCTAACGCCTAGTCATACAGCGAACGCCCCGAAAAACTGCCCGCCGAAGGGGTATGTAGAATTAGTCGTCAATGTTCAAAGttcatcctccacatccATTTCGTCCCCATTCGCTTTGCCATTGGCACCTGGAGTGTCCTTCTTTGGCATCGTCGCCTCCTTGTCGATCATCTGCCTTGACACCGCCACGATGTTGTCCTCGATCAGCTGTTGTCCGACATCTTCCAAATGCTTCTTGGGGTCCAGCTTGCCGACATAGCGCGTCTTAAGCTGCTCCTTGGTGAGCTCtgtctcctccttgacccTCTTCTCGTATCCCTCTGCAAGACTGACTAGGCGCTCGAGACGATCCTTTGTTCGTTGACCCTCGCAATGGAAGTCCTCCATCTGAAGCGCCTCTGTCCACTCTTGCTTGTGTAGGTTCATCAACATATTCTCCTCGAGGGCCGTCTTTCTGTAGTTGATGCCGATCGAGTAGTAGTGGCGGTTAAGGCCATGGATAAGCGCTTGAATAGAGGGCTTGTTCAGATGACCCAAATTGGAAGTGCTTTGCCGGGGTTCCTGTCCCATGATAAGGGACTGTGGGTTGATCAAACGGAAGGCGTCGATGACGACCTTGCCCTTGACTGACTGGATTGGATCGACGACCACGGCAACAGCACGCGGGGTCAGCTGCTCAAAACTCTGCTGGGTATTGATATCGACAGACGAGAGCCAGCACCCGAAACCGGGATGCGAATGGTACCAGCCGACAACCGACTCGGGCCtgtttgggggtgggcggTTAGTCTTGATCCGCCGCTTGCATCAGCACCAGTGATTGTCCCTACCTTCCTGTTTGCCGAAGCATGTCCATCATCTTGGTCTGGAACACCGGGTCGACGGCCTCCACACTCACACCAGTACCGCTCTGAGGCATCGCAAACACATCGACGACACGAACTGTGAAATCGTCGACAAATTCGCCCAGCATTAGACCCATGACTTCCATAGGGACGCCGGCGCGGCCGTGGCGAAGCattttgaggagggcgagggacgAGATGTAGACGGTCTCGGAGTTATCGATGAGATTGGTATTATCCTAAGCACTTGATATTAACATCTCGGTGTTTACACATGTGTGGCCAGCCAGGTATGCTGCAGTGGGTAGCTCTGCGGTTGGTGGAGGACCTACTGTCCCAGGAGCAGCTCCCATGCCCATGCCAGGGCCAGCGAACATGGTTCTCAATCGATCCATTTCAGCTGCTTTGATGTTTGGGAATTACTATTTGAAGTGTGAGAAAGGGAAGACAGGTTGGTGCAACCCGTAGCGAAACAGCAGAATGGTTGGTGGAGGTCGTGGTCGGAATGGCTGGAAAGTTGGTGATGTAGTTGGGAGAGAGCTGATGTCCATCAGCCGCCTACAGCTTGCCCACCAAGGCGCGCTGTGGTTGACGAAAGCTCTGGCAGCCTGCACTAGCTTACCTAATGCACTGACCGCTATGAGCCGGGAGTTGCTACTGTTTATCGATAAGATCATTTCACCCGTCGTATCACATGCCCCACACGACCTGTCGCTTGTACAATTTCAGCCTTGCATATACCGCTGCCACAGTTATTAATGTTAGCGCGACAGGGGGCTTTTGGTGGAAGTTGCGCTGGCCGCACTAACATTTACTTCGCCTGCGGAATTGCATGCCACTTCAAGACCTTACCTTATCCAACCACGGCTCACAAAACAGCTGAGGTAATCTGAGCTAAACATTCGCACCCTTGCACCCCAGCCACAGCGCCGCCAAGATGGATCCACTAATCTCAGCCTTGTTGAATCTGCGGGagccacggcggcggcgtggAATTGGTGAATTGCCTTCCTCGCTGGTCGCGGCAGCTCATGGCCTTTCCGCAGAACATCAACTTTTCCCCCACACACAAAACGGCGGCGCTGACTTTGATTCTCCTACCTTTTTGTTGAGCCACGGCAGCGAAAGAAGCTACATCAAATACGAAGACGATACTCGCATCAATCTTCTCAACCGGCCCTCTCACCCTGGCCGCGCGAAACTTGACTGGGACTCGAGCCGCGACCCAGATCCCGGCTTCGAACCCATTCCTTTCTGCCCACCGCTGCTGAGCCCGATCCGGTTTTTGCCTTCTTCACGAGAACACGAGCATCACGAACTTGACGAGCTTTGCGAAACGAAGGAACCCCCCCCGCAACACACATTCTCATCCATTTGCTTTGCAACAATGTCTAATTCCAACTCGACCGACCCAGCGGGTGTCGAGAGGACCAGGCCCCTCTtcgaggtggtcaagaaTGACAAGAAAAGGGTTGCTTACTTCTACGACTCCGACATTGGCAACTATGCCTACGTTACAGGCCACCCCATGAAACCGCACCGGATACGTTTGGCGCACTCTTTGGTGATGAACTACAACGTCTACAAGTTTCTCGAGATTTACGTAAGTTTTCTCCCTCATTTGAGCGACAATCCGGAAGTCCCAAGTTGCTCCTGCTTCTCTCGAAAAGATGCTGACAGCCACAGCGTGCGAAACCAGCTGTCACGAGCGAGATGACACAATTCCACACAGACGAGTATATCGAGTTTTTGCAAAAAGTTACTCCCGACAACATGGACTCCTTTATGAGAGAACAAGGCAAATACAATGTCGGGGACGATTGCCCAGTATTCGATGGACTCTTTGAGTTTTGCGGCATCAGCGCTGGCGGTTCCATGGAAGGCGCGGCAAGGTTGAACAGAGAAAAGTGCGACATCGCAATCAACTGGGCGGGTGGCCTGCATCACGCGAAAAAAAGCGAGGCTAGCGGCTTCTGCTATGTCAATGGTGAGTCCATGCAGCTGTCGAGCCTCGCCAATGACAGAACCTAACCTTGGTTTGCAGATATCGTGCTTGCGATCCTCGAGCTGCTCCGGTTCAAAAAGCGTGTTCTGTACATCGACATCGACGTTCACCATGGTGACGGTGTCGAGGAGGCCTTCTACACCACTGACCGTGTCATGACGGTTTCATTCCACAAGTACGGAGAATACTTTCCTGGTACTGGCGAGCTTAGGGACATTGGCATTGGCACCGGCAAGCATTACGCCGTTAATTTCCCTCTTCGCGACGGCATCGACGACGTCGCGTATGAAACCATCTTTGAGCCCGTGATCACGAACGTGATGCAATATTACCAACCTGAGGCTGTGGTCCTTCAGTGCGGCGGAGACTCTCTCTCTGGTGATCGTCTCGGCTGCTTCAACCTCAGTATGCGCGGACATGCGAACTGCGTCAACTTTGTTCGCGGCTTCAACTTGCCAACTCTGGTTCTCGGAGGCGGTGGGTACACCATGCGCAACGTCGCCCGCACATGGGCTTACGAGACGGGCCGCTTGGTCGGCGTTGAGATGGATCGAGTACTGCCATTTAATGAATATTACGAGGTAAGTACACGTAATGAAGTGCTCTTTACTCTGCCAGCTTCCTAACCCGGTATAGTACTACGGTCCGGATTACGAGCTGGATGTGCGAAATTCCAATATGGAAAACGCAAACAGCTACGAATACctggagaagatcaagattCAGGTCATCGAGAATCTAAAACGCACAGCCCCTGTCCCTTCCGTCCAGATGCAGGATGTACCACGCCAGTCAATGGGTGTCTCTGATGACCAAGACGACGAGATGGATGACCTGGACGAAGATGAGAACAAGGACGTCCGCATGACCCAGCGGCAGTGGGAGAAGCGTGTTGAGCGCCAAGATGAGTACGAAGACTCggacgatgaggatatggCAGCTGCCAACGGAGTCTTCAAGCTCAATGGGAGGACCCGACAAGAGACCAACTTCCGCGATACCAAGGAAGACGACACCATGGAGGTCGACAGTGGAATCGCCACACCCGCTGAGCAGCCAGTTGAGATTACCGAAAACGATGATACTATGATCGACGAGGCCCTCGCCGAAATCGCAGCGGAAGCGGAAGCGGAAGCACAAGTCAAGGAGCCTGCTGCTACTGAGACAGCACCTGAGGCTCCAACAGCAGCGGTTGACGGCGACGGTGACGTGGATATGGGAGAGGTTACAGAAAGCAAGGCGGCCGAAACAGTGATCAAGACCGAAGATGTCGAAGAGCCTGCGCCTGCCAAGCAGGACGACAGCCAGGCTACGACTGTGGTATCGCCAAAGAAGACCACGGAGGTGGCAGCTCAGCCATCACGCACATCCAAGTCGCCAGAGCCAGCTGTTGCCACCGACAAACAAACCGAGAGCGTGTCAGAGGCCAGCGAGGTGGTGCCACCGACAACCACTCAGGACAATACGACCAATAGTTAGGTAACCCGCTGGTTGCATGACCTGTAGTGTAATGGCTTGTGCCAAGGCGTTCTGGAGCTCATGAATTATTGGTTTGGATGGGTGGTTTGTTTTCGTCATGGGGAAAGGTGTTTTCAGGTGGCCATTCTATAGTACCCCTATCGTGCGTTTTATACCTGGGAGAGAGGCAAAAAGCCGGCGGTACATCTTGATGCCTTCACAGAGTTATGGGTTGTTTTTCGCATCAGCGCCACGAAGTAGCCTCACGATTGCTATATTTTTTGGAATCTCCCAATTCTAGTCTTCACCTGGATCGCACATGTTCTGCTATCTTGTcgtgtttctttttgtttcttgacGTGGTCCTTTGCACATCACTGTCTCAGCTTCACCGCATGTTGTTGTCAGCGGGGTGATGCGTTGCTCAAGATAAGGTCAACTGTCTTGTTCCTTGGAGAAGATCCCGCTGCCAAGCAtttccccaaactccccggCTTCCTTCCTTGTGGAACACGATCTGCGGGTCGTCATGCAGCCCTGCAGGCTGCCCCCACAGGGTTCTGACTGACCCTCTGGGGATTCCTGCAGCATGCAGCAGAGGAGGGGCAGTCGCTTATGTTTTGGGGAGCATGAGGAGGGCCTTGCCCACCTCTGATTTCCCATCTTCCCTATCTCTGAATCGCTAGAAGGAATGGAGCGATCAGGGTCTGCTCTTAcacgacgatgacgatgggcGTTAAAGCTTCAGGGGCTTTCAGGGGCTACCCTTGGAGCACCCACTGGGCCTTATCGGTATCGCGAATACTACTCCCACGGCATCAACACCTGCGCGGCTTCCTGACGGGTGGCTGCATGGCGGGCTTGGTACTGGGGCTTGTTGTGTTGCTACAACTACATGGCTCGTTTAATGATTTCTTGTGGCCGTTTTGGAagagcaacaccaacggcaGCGATGGAAAGCCTACTGAACCGCCGCCTACTTTCCGCTGGGCTGATATCACACCAAGTCCAACTCTGACTTGGCATCAGTGTTACTCTCCCGACCATGACTGTGCGCGTCTGGATGTGCCGATGGACTGGCAGTCTCCGTCGGACTCGGCCAGAGTTGTGCTTGCTATCATCAGACTTCGCGCAGTAGCAACGTCCGCGTCAAAGAATAAGACGGATTATCGAGGGCCGGTGTTCTTCAACCCTGGGGGGCCGGGGGGATCGGGCATT is drawn from Podospora pseudocomata strain CBS 415.72m chromosome 1 map unlocalized CBS415.72m_1, whole genome shotgun sequence and contains these coding sequences:
- a CDS encoding uncharacterized protein (CAZy:AA11; EggNog:ENOG503P2FP), translating into MSSHLGTGRLRFRFCIQSKNFTINATVLIDLLKLLFPELTSDFVAQGCLANGVFDVFSSTDFFAHFQDINSFSFTIFNTSQHIIFPFGLTPITYYSLILYFARSTYTMSTVSLTIGLAAMCLVSGIQAHVVMHTPESYGLHEGTPLLQVNPLDGVTHKHPRSTNNFHHNGLTVMEAGNVTNVNFTGGAQHGGGSCQFSITYDTPDNGQLNENTRFKTIYNIIGGCPAQFTNEMANLPAPYHDAEQRLDTEHCGNDTVTLNLMA
- a CDS encoding uncharacterized protein (EggNog:ENOG503PRDZ); this encodes MCVNRKSLPTTPWDTTATATASESQQQVRNHPPAPTRRPPSSPPRLSQSVMSIPTLKKTLDMLHHILSHTRYMVTGTAAMAIWGYVPPHVNFLPRHVSISCTDDDVPVIKSWAAASPHCVLIPSCPGMIGVGIEGKIRAVKIRTVTREMFERLGRVSPLGVNRVEQFRGWREGILRTGVWVVSLRGLLEDLCAGWGGCFRKGNKTLEEEERLRQCGLGILWILRRMREDGGLGKEWDLRGGIVAREEFWVPFTGVWWEGVGLMLALGLLREVASDERELRQTKVWTGNRWLYVTSVVPEQEGKGKGKEHHVSLTTVTSSGDSEDSEQVELPAVKLDTDLARYHPDSFRVRAGLRDGSVGMREYAALVAAQVGHEHGPQRNDPTPTCERSLPR
- the RPN11 gene encoding multicatalytic endopeptidase (COG:O; BUSCO:EOG09263QB7; EggNog:ENOG503NV6C; MEROPS:MER0022005); the protein is MDRLRTMFAGPGMGMGAAPGTDNTNLIDNSETVYISSLALLKMLRHGRAGVPMEVMGLMLGEFVDDFTVRVVDVFAMPQSGTGVSVEAVDPVFQTKMMDMLRQTGRPESVVGWYHSHPGFGCWLSSVDINTQQSFEQLTPRAVAVVVDPIQSVKGKVVIDAFRLINPQSLIMGQEPRQSTSNLGHLNKPSIQALIHGLNRHYYSIGINYRKTALEENMLMNLHKQEWTEALQMEDFHCEGQRTKDRLERLVSLAEGYEKRVKEETELTKEQLKTRYVGKLDPKKHLEDVGQQLIEDNIVAVSRQMIDKEATMPKKDTPGANGKANGDEMDVEDEL
- the RPD3 gene encoding histone deacetylase (EggNog:ENOG503NVD7; COG:B), coding for MDPLISALLNLREPRRRRGIGELPSSLVAAAHGLSAEHQLFPHTQNGGADFDSPTFLLSHGSERSYIKYEDDTRINLLNRPSHPGRAKLDWDSSRDPDPGFEPIPFCPPLLSPIRFLPSSREHEHHELDELCETKEPPPQHTFSSICFATMSNSNSTDPAGVERTRPLFEVVKNDKKRVAYFYDSDIGNYAYVTGHPMKPHRIRLAHSLVMNYNVYKFLEIYRAKPAVTSEMTQFHTDEYIEFLQKVTPDNMDSFMREQGKYNVGDDCPVFDGLFEFCGISAGGSMEGAARLNREKCDIAINWAGGLHHAKKSEASGFCYVNDIVLAILELLRFKKRVLYIDIDVHHGDGVEEAFYTTDRVMTVSFHKYGEYFPGTGELRDIGIGTGKHYAVNFPLRDGIDDVAYETIFEPVITNVMQYYQPEAVVLQCGGDSLSGDRLGCFNLSMRGHANCVNFVRGFNLPTLVLGGGGYTMRNVARTWAYETGRLVGVEMDRVLPFNEYYEYYGPDYELDVRNSNMENANSYEYLEKIKIQVIENLKRTAPVPSVQMQDVPRQSMGVSDDQDDEMDDLDEDENKDVRMTQRQWEKRVERQDEYEDSDDEDMAAANGVFKLNGRTRQETNFRDTKEDDTMEVDSGIATPAEQPVEITENDDTMIDEALAEIAAEAEAEAQVKEPAATETAPEAPTAAVDGDGDVDMGEVTESKAAETVIKTEDVEEPAPAKQDDSQATTVVSPKKTTEVAAQPSRTSKSPEPAVATDKQTESVSEASEVVPPTTTQDNTTNS